The Actinobacillus equuli genome includes a window with the following:
- a CDS encoding anti-phage deoxyguanosine triphosphatase: MISNVWTERFLADKKREQDHRSPFQRDRARILHSEAFRCLQAKTQIHAVGEDDFYRTRLTHSLEVAQIGSSIRAKLLREKQAFQAVVSDQKFANLAENLTALLPSRSLIESLCFAHDIGHPPFGHGGEMALNYKMHEYGGFEGNAQSFRIVTQLEPYTPQHGMNLTRRTLLGIVKYPALLEETEPQTRPQFAESPYINLHQFKTCKGIFSDDQTFFDWVLAPLSEQDRKLLRTISFSKDSLEPHKTKYKSLDCSIMELADDIAYGVHDLEDAIAGGMVTPQSWQQAEQQLAQCSSSWIQTILPTLSQKLFSQHRYERKDVIGALVNYFVTNVQWREQPGFDEPLLRFNAYLPDDVKCVLEILKRFVYQYVICDVKTQRVEYKGQRILMALFDMLSTDPERLLPQNVALRWQQAEVAKRPRVICDYLASMSDGQAFKLYQSL, translated from the coding sequence ATGATTTCGAATGTTTGGACCGAACGTTTTTTGGCGGATAAAAAACGGGAACAAGACCACCGTTCACCGTTTCAGCGAGATCGCGCAAGAATTTTGCATTCCGAAGCCTTTCGTTGCCTGCAAGCTAAAACGCAGATTCACGCAGTCGGTGAAGATGATTTTTATCGTACTCGCTTGACCCATTCACTTGAAGTGGCGCAGATCGGCAGTAGTATCCGTGCGAAATTATTACGAGAAAAACAAGCCTTTCAAGCGGTCGTTTCCGATCAAAAATTTGCAAATTTAGCTGAAAATTTAACCGCTTTATTGCCATCTCGTAGTTTGATTGAATCGCTTTGCTTTGCTCACGACATTGGGCATCCGCCGTTCGGACACGGTGGAGAGATGGCGCTCAATTATAAAATGCATGAGTATGGTGGTTTCGAAGGTAATGCTCAGTCATTTCGGATCGTTACCCAACTTGAACCTTATACACCGCAACACGGTATGAACCTCACGCGCAGAACCTTGTTGGGAATTGTTAAATATCCGGCACTGCTTGAAGAAACCGAACCGCAAACACGTCCGCAATTTGCCGAGTCGCCCTATATCAATTTACACCAATTCAAAACCTGTAAAGGCATATTTAGCGATGACCAAACCTTTTTCGATTGGGTATTAGCGCCGTTAAGCGAGCAAGATCGTAAATTATTGCGTACGATAAGTTTCAGTAAAGATTCGCTTGAACCGCATAAAACTAAATATAAATCGCTGGATTGCAGCATTATGGAACTTGCCGATGATATTGCATACGGCGTACACGATTTGGAAGATGCGATTGCCGGCGGTATGGTCACGCCACAATCATGGCAACAAGCAGAGCAACAATTAGCACAATGTTCTTCTAGTTGGATTCAAACGATTTTACCGACCCTTAGCCAGAAATTATTTTCACAACATCGTTATGAACGTAAAGATGTAATCGGTGCGTTAGTCAATTATTTTGTGACCAATGTCCAATGGCGTGAGCAGCCGGGCTTTGATGAGCCGTTACTACGTTTTAACGCTTATTTACCGGACGATGTGAAATGTGTGTTGGAAATTTTAAAACGCTTTGTGTATCAATATGTGATTTGTGATGTGAAGACGCAAAGAGTGGAATACAAAGGTCAGCGAATTTTAATGGCATTATTCGATATGTTAAGTACTGATCCGGAGCGTTTATTACCACAAAATGTTGCGTTACGTTGGCAACAGGCTGAAGTGGCAAAACGCCCTCGTGTGATTTGCGATTATCTAGCCAGTATGTCGGATGGGCAAGCGTTCAAACTTTACCAAAGTTTATAA